The following are encoded together in the Streptomyces sp. NBC_00358 genome:
- a CDS encoding AfsR/SARP family transcriptional regulator produces MRYRILGVAQVENDRGALITVGGPRVRALLTALARHPSRTTAPDTLIDEVWADDPPQDAPAALQALVGRLRRAIGRDAVTSQAGGYRLRAAEEDVDLFVFQRLVAEGRTALDHGDAPAAAVRLREALALWRGPALADLPDRTTATRPEALRLEATRGRVEADLRLGRAVDVVPELKELTTAHPYDEALHVLLIRALREAGRGADALAAYEDVRRGLMDGLGTDPGPELRALHVALLDPEGAGGPQRIRPRTDGAAVAPGPVPGLSPGDHHRAQRTGNIRPRLNSFVGRERELGAIRSDVRRARLVTLTGPGGSGKTRLAEEAAAGLPQAWLVELAPLDRPEAVPGAVVSALGLRETALITNEMAVPQDDPVALLVEYCASRSQLLVLDNCEHVIGAAAELAETLLTRCPGLTILATSREPLGVPGELVRPVEPLLPGSARRLFMERASVVRPDAGTALHDAAAVDEICRRLDGLPLAIELAAARLRLLTPRQIADRLDDRFRLLTSGSRTVLPRQQTLRAVVDWSWDLLDERERTVLREASVFAGGWDLEAAEAVCTGPAADLIGALVDKSLLVATPDGMDGTQGVGGAGGGGVRGAGSPEGGLGGGMRYRMLETIHEYATERAAEVPGLRAAAERRHRAWVRALTEEAEPQLRSASQLPWIRRLETELDNIRAALHRALVARDEEEAGALVLAMGWFWWLRNFRTEGVEWTELVLKLGAFLDTGTEDRGAADEGAAATGRGTGTVGDGKPAAGVEAGCGSGGGGHPGGDGLFAELDGVDPVAALLDHPERDERHPLHAARMRMRMFHLFMKVDVVPLDEWGDERLREYVGRVRAVFQKGGPDAARMPGIIWPLTAHFMGDADDTRPAMDEAVANCREYGGEWEIGVALMLRTHMVVDAPGGMPGVDEDLVELRGLSRRVGDRWMRAQVCSAAGEAAMARGRFDEAKGEYEEALRLAYEVGAYAEVPFLMARLAEIAHRSGERSVALATLDEASAAADLYGVIDSRAFVYLLRAQVVLDDGEVAFARELCEKAREESARGTPPPQFTAALDGVDAIVTAAESGPVPALRKLYGALRDAMDARCADVVAAGFVEVAARLLTEVGAHPVATRLLAAGTSWRGGDLRPARERADARRTEAAALAALGPDRYESERARGSGRSQEEALGDLAEVLLEYPEEYPERSSA; encoded by the coding sequence GTGCGGTACAGGATCCTGGGGGTCGCCCAGGTGGAGAACGACCGGGGGGCCCTGATCACCGTGGGCGGCCCCCGGGTCCGCGCGCTGCTCACGGCCCTGGCCCGCCACCCCTCCCGCACGACCGCTCCGGACACCCTGATCGACGAGGTGTGGGCGGACGATCCTCCCCAGGACGCCCCGGCCGCCCTGCAGGCACTGGTCGGCCGCCTCCGCCGGGCCATCGGCAGGGACGCCGTCACCTCCCAGGCCGGCGGCTACCGGCTCCGGGCCGCCGAGGAGGACGTGGACCTGTTCGTCTTCCAGCGGCTCGTCGCGGAGGGCAGGACCGCACTCGACCACGGTGACGCCCCGGCCGCGGCCGTCCGCCTGCGCGAAGCCCTCGCCCTGTGGCGCGGCCCCGCCCTCGCGGACCTTCCCGACCGCACCACAGCCACCCGCCCGGAGGCGCTGCGCCTGGAGGCCACGCGCGGCCGCGTCGAGGCGGACCTGCGACTCGGCCGCGCCGTCGACGTCGTACCGGAGTTGAAGGAACTGACGACGGCCCACCCGTACGACGAGGCTCTGCACGTCCTGCTCATCCGCGCCCTGCGCGAGGCGGGCCGCGGGGCCGACGCGCTGGCCGCGTACGAGGACGTGCGCCGCGGACTGATGGACGGTCTCGGCACCGATCCCGGGCCGGAACTGCGCGCCCTGCACGTCGCGTTGCTCGATCCGGAAGGGGCCGGCGGGCCGCAGCGAATCCGGCCTCGTACCGACGGTGCTGCCGTGGCACCCGGTCCGGTCCCGGGCCTCAGCCCCGGGGATCACCACCGCGCTCAGCGCACCGGGAATATTCGTCCCCGTTTGAACTCTTTCGTCGGACGGGAACGCGAGCTCGGGGCCATCCGTTCGGATGTGCGGAGGGCGCGCCTGGTCACGCTGACCGGACCAGGGGGTTCGGGAAAGACCCGCCTCGCCGAGGAGGCCGCCGCCGGGCTTCCGCAGGCCTGGCTGGTCGAGCTGGCCCCGCTCGACCGGCCCGAGGCGGTCCCGGGCGCGGTGGTCAGCGCCCTCGGTCTGCGCGAGACCGCGTTGATCACCAACGAGATGGCGGTTCCGCAGGACGACCCGGTCGCCCTGCTCGTCGAGTACTGCGCCTCGCGCAGCCAGCTCCTGGTCCTTGACAACTGCGAGCATGTCATCGGCGCCGCGGCCGAACTCGCCGAGACGCTGCTGACCCGCTGCCCGGGGCTCACGATCCTCGCCACCAGCCGTGAACCCCTCGGTGTGCCCGGCGAGTTGGTGCGCCCGGTCGAGCCCCTCCTGCCCGGTTCCGCGCGCCGCCTGTTCATGGAGCGGGCCTCGGTGGTGCGCCCCGACGCCGGTACGGCCCTCCACGACGCCGCAGCCGTGGACGAGATCTGCCGGCGGCTCGACGGCCTGCCCCTGGCCATCGAGCTGGCGGCGGCCCGGTTGCGGCTGCTCACCCCGCGGCAGATCGCCGACCGGCTCGACGACCGCTTCCGGCTGCTCACCTCCGGAAGCCGTACGGTGCTGCCCCGTCAGCAGACCCTGCGTGCCGTCGTCGACTGGTCCTGGGATCTGCTCGACGAGCGTGAGCGGACCGTGCTGCGCGAGGCGTCGGTGTTCGCGGGCGGCTGGGACCTGGAGGCCGCGGAGGCCGTGTGCACCGGTCCCGCGGCCGACCTCATCGGCGCGCTCGTCGACAAGTCCCTCCTCGTGGCCACCCCCGACGGCATGGACGGCACGCAAGGGGTCGGTGGGGCGGGCGGCGGTGGTGTCCGGGGTGCGGGAAGCCCTGAGGGCGGCCTCGGCGGCGGGATGCGCTATCGCATGCTGGAGACCATCCACGAGTACGCCACCGAGCGCGCGGCCGAGGTTCCCGGGCTGCGTGCGGCGGCCGAGCGGCGCCACCGCGCGTGGGTGCGCGCCCTGACGGAGGAGGCCGAGCCCCAGCTCCGCTCGGCGAGCCAACTCCCCTGGATCCGGCGCCTGGAGACCGAGCTTGACAACATCCGGGCGGCCCTCCACCGGGCGCTCGTCGCCCGTGACGAGGAGGAGGCGGGTGCGCTGGTCCTCGCCATGGGCTGGTTCTGGTGGCTGCGCAACTTCCGCACCGAGGGCGTCGAATGGACCGAACTCGTTCTGAAACTGGGAGCGTTCCTCGACACCGGGACCGAGGACCGCGGGGCGGCCGACGAGGGCGCGGCGGCAACCGGCCGCGGTACGGGGACAGTCGGCGACGGCAAACCTGCGGCCGGAGTCGAGGCGGGCTGCGGCAGCGGCGGTGGCGGGCATCCCGGCGGTGACGGCCTCTTCGCCGAGCTCGACGGTGTCGACCCGGTCGCCGCCCTTCTCGATCATCCCGAGCGCGACGAACGGCATCCGCTGCACGCCGCGCGGATGCGGATGCGCATGTTCCATCTGTTCATGAAGGTGGACGTCGTCCCGCTGGACGAGTGGGGGGACGAGCGGTTGCGGGAGTACGTGGGGCGGGTGCGGGCCGTCTTCCAGAAGGGCGGTCCGGACGCCGCGCGTATGCCGGGGATCATCTGGCCGCTGACCGCGCACTTCATGGGCGACGCGGACGACACGCGGCCCGCGATGGACGAAGCGGTCGCCAACTGCCGTGAGTACGGCGGCGAATGGGAGATCGGCGTCGCCCTGATGCTCCGTACGCACATGGTCGTCGACGCCCCCGGCGGAATGCCCGGGGTGGACGAGGACCTGGTGGAACTGCGCGGGCTCAGCCGACGGGTGGGGGACCGCTGGATGCGGGCCCAGGTGTGCAGCGCGGCCGGTGAGGCGGCGATGGCGCGTGGCCGGTTCGACGAGGCGAAGGGCGAGTACGAGGAAGCTCTGCGGCTCGCCTACGAGGTGGGGGCGTACGCGGAGGTGCCGTTCCTGATGGCACGGCTGGCGGAGATCGCCCACCGCTCGGGCGAGCGCTCCGTGGCCCTGGCCACCCTGGACGAGGCGAGCGCGGCGGCCGATCTGTACGGGGTGATCGACTCCCGCGCGTTCGTGTATCTGCTGCGAGCCCAAGTGGTCCTGGACGACGGGGAGGTCGCCTTCGCGCGCGAGCTGTGCGAGAAGGCGCGTGAGGAGAGCGCCCGGGGCACCCCGCCGCCGCAGTTCACGGCCGCGCTGGACGGGGTCGACGCCATCGTCACGGCCGCCGAGTCCGGTCCCGTGCCGGCCCTGCGGAAGCTGTATGGCGCGCTGCGGGACGCGATGGACGCACGGTGCGCCGACGTGGTGGCGGCAGGTTTCGTCGAGGTCGCCGCGAGGCTCCTCACCGAGGTGGGTGCCCACCCGGTGGCGACGCGCCTGCTCGCCGCCGGAACATCTTGGCGCGGAGGGGACCTGCGCCCCGCGCGGGAGCGCGCCGACGCCCGGCGCACCGAGGCCGCGGCCCTCGCGGCGCTCGGCCCGGACCGCTACGAGTCGGAGCGAGCCCGGGGTTCCGGCCGTTCCCAGGAAGAGGCGCTGGGGGACCTGGCCGAGGTCCTGCTGGAGTACCCCGAGGAGTACCCCGAGCGCTCATCGGCGTAG
- a CDS encoding sigma-70 family RNA polymerase sigma factor yields MSVDGRDESLGDSGADGGTETGGATSRQVPSQGGPHRGSPHSTGPDDGSPHSVGRDDGDPHGEGRELLPPAAPFDDAADPGVPSQRDRWDRREGGVLPPPVEPPPPDAGLIARMRAGDDTAYEELYRRHAEAVRRYARTCCRDSHTADDLTAEVFARMLQAVRGGSGPEHAVRAYLLTTVRRVAAHWTKTTRREQLVDDFAVFAAQAVRGSEVSGDDTLDLGADVRAMHEAEQSMAMRAFRSLPERWQAVLWHTEVEDESPSEVATLFGLDANGTRVLASRAREGLKQAYLQAHVSTTLTMDEECARYADRLGAYARGGLRTRAERGLRKHLEECAKCRLAAGQIKEVAGGIPAVVPVAVIGWFGAAGYAKALALIAGGAGAGAAGVAGAAAAAGGGSGGAGAGGGAAVAEGLGAPVKAGIAAGVVAAAAAAVALALAGHESPAGRPEARPSASPAVEAPPPSPAPPTRPPTPKPPVPARGPVAAPASSAKPRPAPEASPAPSPSPTPRPAPTATPRPEPTPTKARPTPAPTPTPAPPAQAVYRWSELEYDVTGDHSGPEMRLVESNWVWRRDGMRIADTRYTHGVTVHGRSSVTVDLNRECGSYDAMVGVDDLMLGLGTLRFSVYADGSPVWRSPLIEGGDPAVPVHVNLTGHRTVRLVVEPHGPVDSASLGDWAESRFLCR; encoded by the coding sequence ATGAGCGTTGACGGGCGGGACGAGTCACTCGGTGACAGTGGCGCCGACGGCGGCACGGAAACCGGCGGCGCAACGTCACGACAGGTGCCGAGCCAGGGCGGCCCGCACCGCGGGAGCCCGCACAGCACGGGCCCGGACGACGGAAGCCCGCACAGCGTCGGCCGGGACGACGGAGACCCGCACGGCGAAGGTCGCGAACTCCTTCCTCCGGCCGCCCCGTTCGACGATGCGGCCGACCCCGGTGTGCCCTCGCAGCGGGACCGGTGGGACCGGCGCGAGGGCGGCGTTCTGCCGCCCCCGGTGGAGCCGCCGCCCCCCGACGCCGGTCTGATCGCACGGATGCGCGCGGGCGACGACACCGCGTACGAGGAGCTGTACCGCCGGCACGCCGAGGCCGTCCGCCGCTACGCCCGCACCTGCTGCCGTGACTCGCACACCGCCGACGACCTCACGGCCGAGGTGTTCGCCCGCATGCTCCAGGCCGTACGCGGCGGCAGCGGCCCCGAGCACGCCGTGCGCGCGTATCTCCTCACCACCGTCCGCCGGGTCGCCGCACACTGGACGAAGACGACCAGAAGAGAGCAACTGGTCGACGATTTCGCGGTGTTCGCCGCACAGGCCGTACGCGGATCCGAGGTCTCCGGCGACGACACCCTCGATCTCGGGGCGGACGTACGCGCGATGCACGAGGCCGAGCAGTCCATGGCCATGCGAGCCTTCCGCTCGCTGCCGGAGCGCTGGCAGGCCGTGCTGTGGCACACCGAGGTCGAGGACGAGTCCCCGAGCGAGGTCGCCACGCTCTTCGGTCTCGACGCCAACGGAACCCGTGTGCTCGCCAGCCGTGCCCGCGAGGGCCTCAAGCAGGCGTATCTCCAGGCGCACGTCAGCACCACCCTCACCATGGACGAGGAGTGCGCTCGCTACGCCGACCGGCTGGGCGCCTACGCCCGCGGCGGCCTGCGCACCCGTGCCGAACGGGGGCTGCGCAAGCACCTGGAGGAATGCGCCAAGTGCCGCCTGGCCGCGGGCCAGATCAAGGAAGTGGCCGGCGGGATCCCGGCGGTCGTACCGGTCGCGGTCATCGGCTGGTTCGGGGCCGCCGGGTACGCGAAGGCCCTCGCGCTCATCGCGGGTGGCGCCGGAGCGGGTGCGGCCGGGGTCGCGGGCGCGGCCGCCGCGGCGGGCGGCGGCTCGGGAGGAGCGGGCGCCGGAGGCGGCGCCGCGGTCGCGGAGGGGCTCGGCGCGCCGGTCAAGGCCGGTATCGCGGCGGGTGTCGTCGCGGCGGCCGCGGCGGCGGTGGCGCTCGCTCTGGCCGGCCACGAGAGTCCGGCGGGGCGGCCCGAGGCCAGGCCCTCCGCGTCGCCCGCCGTCGAAGCGCCGCCGCCTTCGCCGGCTCCGCCCACGAGACCCCCCACGCCGAAGCCGCCCGTACCGGCTCGCGGGCCGGTGGCCGCCCCGGCCTCCTCGGCAAAGCCGCGGCCCGCGCCCGAGGCGTCCCCGGCGCCGAGCCCGTCCCCCACGCCGAGGCCCGCCCCGACTGCCACTCCGCGGCCGGAGCCCACCCCGACGAAGGCCCGGCCGACGCCCGCGCCGACCCCGACGCCCGCCCCGCCCGCCCAGGCCGTCTACCGGTGGAGCGAGCTGGAGTACGACGTCACCGGCGACCACTCCGGGCCGGAGATGCGGCTCGTCGAGAGCAACTGGGTCTGGCGTCGTGACGGAATGAGGATCGCGGACACCCGGTACACGCACGGTGTGACCGTCCACGGCCGGTCCTCCGTCACCGTCGACCTCAACCGCGAGTGCGGCTCGTACGACGCGATGGTCGGTGTCGACGACCTGATGCTGGGCCTGGGCACCTTGCGGTTCTCCGTGTACGCGGACGGTTCCCCGGTGTGGCGGTCGCCGCTGATCGAGGGCGGCGACCCGGCGGTTCCCGTCCATGTGAACCTCACCGGCCACCGGACGGTCCGGCTCGTCGTGGAACCCCACGGCCCGGTCGACTCGGCGTCGCTGGGGGACTGGGCCGAGTCGAGGTTCCTGTGCCGGTGA
- a CDS encoding MFS transporter, with product MSREQRGPNEKLGAVLALAGISNAGLARRVNDLGAQRGLTLRYDKTSVARWVSKGMVPQGAAPHLIAAAIGQKLGRPVPLHEIGLADADPAPEVGLAFPRDVGQAVRSATELYRLDLAGRRAGGGIWQSLAGSFAVSAYATPASRWLITPADSSVAREVSPGEGSGAPLKVGHSDVLKLREAAEDARRWDSKYGGGDWRSSMVPECLRVEAAPLLLGSYSDEVGRALFGASAELTRLAGWMAFDTGQQEAAQRYYIQALRLARAAADVPLGGYVLASMSLQATYRGFGDEGVDLAQAALERNRGLATARTMSFFRLVEARAHARAGDAQAAGTALKAAEGWLERARDGDHDPSWLGFYSYDRFAADAAECYRDLKAPRQVRRFTEQALSKPTEEFVRSHGLRLVVSAVAELESGNLDAACEQGVRAVEVAGRISSARTTEYVKDLLHRLEPYGDEPRVVELRERARPLLMAPA from the coding sequence ATGTCCAGGGAGCAACGCGGGCCGAACGAAAAACTCGGCGCCGTTCTCGCCCTCGCGGGAATCAGCAACGCAGGACTCGCGCGTCGCGTCAACGATCTTGGCGCTCAACGCGGGTTGACTCTTCGCTACGACAAGACGTCGGTGGCGCGCTGGGTGTCGAAAGGCATGGTGCCTCAGGGCGCCGCGCCGCACCTCATCGCGGCCGCCATCGGCCAGAAGCTCGGCCGTCCGGTGCCGCTCCACGAGATCGGCCTGGCGGACGCGGACCCGGCGCCGGAGGTGGGCCTCGCGTTCCCCCGTGACGTCGGGCAGGCGGTGCGGTCGGCCACCGAGCTGTACCGCCTCGACCTCGCCGGACGGCGGGCTGGCGGCGGCATCTGGCAGTCACTGGCCGGCTCCTTCGCCGTGAGCGCCTACGCGACTCCCGCCTCCCGCTGGCTGATAACCCCGGCCGACAGTTCCGTGGCGCGCGAGGTGAGCCCCGGTGAGGGCTCCGGAGCGCCGCTGAAGGTCGGCCACAGCGATGTGCTGAAACTCCGCGAGGCGGCCGAGGACGCCAGGCGCTGGGACTCCAAGTACGGGGGCGGTGACTGGCGTTCGTCCATGGTGCCCGAGTGCCTGCGGGTCGAGGCCGCGCCCCTGCTGCTCGGCTCCTATTCCGACGAGGTCGGCAGAGCGCTCTTCGGCGCGTCGGCCGAGCTCACCCGTCTCGCGGGCTGGATGGCCTTCGACACGGGCCAGCAGGAGGCCGCGCAGCGCTACTACATCCAGGCCCTGCGACTCGCCCGGGCCGCCGCCGACGTGCCCCTCGGGGGCTACGTCCTGGCCTCCATGTCCCTCCAGGCGACCTACCGGGGCTTCGGCGACGAGGGCGTCGACCTGGCCCAGGCCGCCCTGGAACGCAACCGCGGTCTCGCCACGGCCCGCACCATGAGCTTCTTCCGGCTCGTCGAGGCACGTGCCCACGCGCGCGCGGGTGACGCCCAGGCGGCCGGTACGGCGCTGAAGGCCGCCGAAGGGTGGCTGGAGCGGGCCCGCGACGGCGACCACGACCCGTCCTGGCTCGGCTTCTACTCGTACGACCGCTTCGCGGCCGACGCCGCCGAGTGCTACCGCGACCTGAAGGCGCCGCGCCAGGTGCGCCGCTTCACCGAACAGGCGCTGTCGAAGCCGACGGAGGAATTCGTGCGGTCGCACGGACTGCGCCTGGTGGTCTCGGCGGTCGCCGAGCTGGAATCGGGCAATCTGGACGCGGCGTGCGAACAGGGGGTCCGCGCGGTGGAGGTCGCGGGACGCATCTCGTCCGCCCGCACCACCGAGTACGTGAAGGACCTGCTGCACCGGCTGGAGCCGTACGGCGACGAGCCGCGCGTGGTGGAGCTCCGGGAGCGGGCACGTCCGCTCCTGATGGCTCCGGCCTAG
- a CDS encoding asparagine synthase-related protein, producing the protein MRWLVGWSSTVARASAIGSAGATGNDGETVHPVGSQLLWGDPDPLWAVGDWRPDEVRVVKADAQNRIAVLGTCGASDEELRVGLFAARGGALRHLTNWSGSYTAVVQVGRRVTVCGDLAGARPVFYTPWAGGTAYATAALPLADLIEANLDFGHLAAVLAAPDVPAAVHDSTPYEAVRRIPPGHTLILRAGAREIAGYEPVASLAVAAPIADPTIAVDAVRDALVEAVRARLSAPRHVPGTDVDPGPVPGMGPAERRAARGMPVPGIGADLSGGPASGTLALLAAGLPGAPGTVLGHGTGAGERLLAVTFNDLAVRGREAELERAGTLAANPRLHHVVVTGGEEALPYADLEGPLTDEPGPSLVTAARHRARLASGSADHFTGYGARQVLDAHPARLADLLMDRKRRHLVRPVAALTKADGSVMVPARVYGAARKLARTPYRTGVDVLAEQLLHRRFEDPGGAVGASLAALSWAGPGPAARWLTGEALAEVSVRLQAGGGRPNIGPGQRPGDFRARAALARHAADVRVLEQAAEIRFQRLHAPFLDNQVVRACRALPEALRVQPGARAAILRTVLEGAGVADLPPGWGAPSHASSAAAARTGLRVAADSLISLFDTPLLAQAGLVEARVVRKALRAAAEGAPLPLDGLADLVSVELWLRRLLARRGTCWTGTPARQRAVPAGIVPQGRALGAGARRG; encoded by the coding sequence ATGCGATGGTTGGTGGGGTGGAGCAGCACCGTCGCCAGAGCGTCCGCGATCGGCTCGGCGGGCGCCACGGGCAACGACGGCGAGACCGTGCACCCGGTGGGTTCCCAGCTCCTGTGGGGCGACCCCGATCCGCTGTGGGCCGTCGGCGACTGGCGTCCCGACGAGGTGCGTGTGGTGAAGGCCGACGCGCAGAACCGCATCGCCGTTCTCGGCACCTGCGGCGCCTCCGACGAGGAACTGCGGGTCGGGCTGTTCGCCGCGCGCGGCGGAGCGCTCCGCCACCTCACCAACTGGTCCGGCAGCTACACCGCGGTCGTCCAGGTCGGCCGCCGGGTGACCGTCTGCGGTGATCTCGCCGGCGCCCGGCCCGTGTTCTACACCCCCTGGGCCGGCGGTACGGCGTACGCGACGGCCGCGCTCCCGCTCGCCGACCTCATCGAGGCCAACCTCGACTTCGGGCATCTGGCCGCCGTGCTCGCGGCCCCCGACGTCCCGGCCGCGGTGCACGACTCCACCCCCTACGAAGCCGTTCGCCGCATTCCGCCGGGACACACGCTCATCCTGCGGGCCGGGGCGCGCGAGATCGCCGGGTACGAGCCCGTCGCCTCCCTCGCGGTCGCCGCGCCCATCGCCGATCCCACGATCGCCGTGGACGCCGTACGGGACGCCCTCGTGGAGGCGGTCCGCGCCCGCCTCTCCGCGCCCCGCCATGTGCCGGGCACGGATGTGGACCCCGGGCCCGTACCCGGCATGGGACCCGCCGAGCGCCGCGCCGCGCGCGGGATGCCGGTGCCGGGCATCGGAGCGGACCTCTCCGGAGGGCCCGCGTCGGGGACCCTGGCGCTGCTGGCCGCCGGCCTTCCCGGGGCGCCCGGCACGGTTCTCGGACACGGCACCGGCGCCGGTGAACGGCTCCTGGCGGTGACCTTCAACGACCTCGCCGTACGGGGACGCGAGGCCGAGCTGGAGCGGGCCGGGACGCTGGCCGCGAATCCCCGGCTGCACCACGTGGTCGTGACCGGAGGCGAAGAGGCCCTGCCCTACGCCGACTTGGAGGGACCTCTCACCGACGAGCCGGGGCCCTCCCTGGTGACTGCGGCACGCCACCGGGCGCGGCTCGCCTCCGGCAGCGCGGACCACTTCACCGGGTACGGCGCGCGGCAGGTGCTGGACGCCCATCCGGCCCGCCTCGCCGACCTCCTCATGGACCGCAAACGGCGCCATCTGGTCCGTCCCGTCGCCGCGTTGACGAAGGCCGACGGGTCGGTGATGGTCCCCGCGCGCGTGTACGGCGCGGCCCGCAAGCTCGCCCGTACGCCGTACCGCACCGGAGTCGACGTCCTCGCCGAGCAGTTGCTGCACCGGCGGTTCGAGGACCCCGGAGGCGCGGTGGGCGCGTCGCTCGCCGCGCTGAGCTGGGCCGGACCGGGGCCCGCGGCGCGCTGGCTGACCGGGGAGGCGCTGGCTGAAGTATCGGTTCGCCTCCAGGCGGGCGGGGGGCGGCCCAACATCGGTCCCGGGCAGCGGCCCGGGGACTTCCGCGCGCGTGCCGCGCTGGCCCGCCACGCGGCGGACGTACGGGTCCTGGAGCAGGCCGCCGAGATCCGCTTCCAGCGGCTGCACGCGCCGTTCCTGGACAACCAGGTCGTCCGGGCGTGCCGTGCGCTGCCGGAGGCGCTGCGCGTTCAGCCGGGGGCGCGGGCGGCGATTCTGCGTACGGTGCTGGAGGGGGCCGGGGTGGCCGATCTGCCCCCCGGCTGGGGGGCTCCGTCCCACGCGTCCTCCGCGGCGGCGGCCCGGACCGGGCTGCGGGTGGCCGCCGATTCCCTGATCTCCCTGTTCGACACGCCCTTGCTCGCGCAGGCGGGGCTGGTCGAGGCGCGGGTCGTCCGCAAGGCGCTGCGCGCGGCCGCGGAGGGGGCGCCGCTGCCGCTCGACGGGCTGGCCGATCTGGTCTCGGTCGAACTGTGGCTGCGGCGGTTGCTGGCCCGGCGAGGGACGTGCTGGACGGGGACGCCCGCGCGACAGCGGGCCGTTCCCGCGGGGATCGTTCCGCAGGGCAGGGCGCTGGGGGCGGGGGCCCGCCGGGGCTGA
- the lhgO gene encoding L-2-hydroxyglutarate oxidase, with protein sequence MRSAYDCDVLVIGGGIVGLSTAYAITRAAPGTRVTVLEKEQGPARHQTGRNSGVIHSGIYYRPGSLKARYAVRGAAEMVKFCAEYDIAHAVTGKLIVATDKAELPRLHGLAQRGRENGIAVKELGPAQLAEHEPEVRGLAAIHVAGTGICDYVAVARRLAEASGAEIRYGADVVSADRRPRLGVAVRTADGTIVRGRVLVNCAGLHCDETARLTGDDPGMRIVPFRGEYYTLARPELVRGLVYPVPDPAFPFLGVHLTRGIDGGVHIGPNAVPALAREGYGWGVVRPRELGATLSWPGTWRIARRHWRYGAGELRRSVSKAAFTEAVRRLLPAVNPEDLVPASAGVRAQAVLRDGTLVDDFLIKEGPRTVHVLNAPSPAATASLPIGREVARRALAALAAA encoded by the coding sequence ATGCGGAGCGCGTACGACTGCGATGTTCTGGTGATCGGCGGCGGGATCGTCGGCCTGTCGACGGCGTATGCCATCACGCGCGCGGCCCCGGGCACCCGGGTGACCGTGCTGGAGAAGGAGCAAGGGCCCGCCCGGCACCAGACAGGGCGCAACAGCGGGGTGATCCACAGCGGGATCTACTACCGCCCCGGCTCCCTCAAGGCGCGGTACGCGGTGCGGGGCGCCGCCGAGATGGTCAAGTTCTGCGCGGAGTACGACATCGCGCACGCCGTCACCGGCAAGCTGATCGTCGCGACGGACAAGGCGGAGCTCCCCCGGCTGCACGGCCTGGCGCAGCGCGGCCGGGAGAACGGCATCGCGGTCAAGGAGCTGGGCCCCGCCCAGCTCGCCGAGCACGAGCCCGAGGTGCGCGGCCTCGCCGCCATCCATGTCGCCGGCACGGGCATCTGCGACTACGTGGCGGTGGCCCGGCGGCTCGCGGAGGCCTCCGGGGCGGAGATCCGGTACGGGGCGGACGTCGTGAGCGCCGACCGCCGCCCCCGTCTCGGCGTGGCCGTGCGCACGGCCGACGGGACGATCGTCCGCGGGCGGGTGCTCGTCAACTGCGCGGGACTGCACTGCGACGAGACGGCCCGGCTCACGGGGGACGACCCCGGGATGCGGATCGTCCCCTTCCGCGGCGAGTACTACACACTGGCGCGGCCGGAGCTGGTGCGGGGCCTGGTGTACCCGGTTCCGGACCCCGCGTTCCCGTTCCTCGGCGTCCACCTCACCCGGGGCATCGACGGCGGCGTCCACATCGGCCCCAACGCGGTGCCCGCGCTCGCCCGGGAGGGGTACGGGTGGGGGGTCGTCCGGCCCCGCGAGCTGGGCGCGACCCTGTCCTGGCCGGGTACCTGGCGGATAGCGCGACGGCACTGGCGCTACGGAGCGGGGGAGCTGCGCCGGTCGGTGTCGAAGGCGGCGTTCACCGAGGCGGTGCGGCGGCTGCTGCCCGCGGTGAACCCGGAGGACCTGGTTCCCGCCAGCGCCGGGGTGCGCGCCCAGGCGGTCCTGCGGGACGGCACCCTGGTCGACGACTTCCTGATCAAGGAGGGCCCGCGGACGGTACACGTACTGAACGCGCCGTCCCCCGCGGCCACGGCCTCGCTCCCGATCGGCCGGGAGGTCGCCCGCCGGGCCCTGGCTGCCCTGGCCGCGGCCTGA